A genome region from Microbacterium sp. CGR2 includes the following:
- a CDS encoding CPBP family intramembrane glutamic endopeptidase, whose translation MTNQTPDHRPPTLHRATPTAAQTAPLRPWVRTTILVVGFAVAMLATNSVASSLENPVASLVIGPLLAAAMMWLYVWVGIRFEKRSVAEVDPRAGVRHLQWGIAGGVTLAAVTIGLLALFGVYQITGWGSVTGALAVVGMMCAVAVAEEVFFRGVVFRLLRSRWGVIVALIVSSAIFGLLHLINPGASLNGALAVAIEAGLMLGAAYLLTGSLWLAIGLHFGWNVAIGGIFGTVVSGSDASDSLFTATTAGPDWLTGGSFGPEASIVAIVVCSVATVAFLFAAHHRSRLAR comes from the coding sequence ATGACCAACCAGACGCCCGACCACCGACCTCCCACCCTTCACAGAGCCACTCCGACCGCGGCGCAGACCGCCCCTCTCCGACCCTGGGTTCGGACGACCATCCTGGTCGTCGGATTCGCGGTCGCCATGCTCGCCACGAACTCCGTCGCTTCCTCCCTCGAGAACCCGGTGGCCAGCCTCGTCATCGGTCCGCTTCTCGCGGCTGCCATGATGTGGCTCTATGTCTGGGTGGGGATCCGCTTCGAGAAGCGGAGCGTGGCGGAGGTCGATCCCCGAGCGGGCGTGCGCCATCTGCAGTGGGGCATCGCCGGCGGAGTGACCCTCGCAGCGGTGACGATCGGCCTCCTTGCCCTCTTCGGCGTGTACCAGATCACCGGGTGGGGATCAGTCACCGGTGCGCTCGCCGTGGTGGGCATGATGTGTGCCGTCGCGGTCGCCGAAGAGGTGTTCTTCCGAGGCGTCGTGTTCCGTCTGCTCCGCAGTCGATGGGGAGTCATCGTGGCGCTCATCGTGTCGTCGGCGATCTTCGGACTGCTCCATCTGATCAATCCCGGCGCCTCCCTCAACGGAGCGCTCGCCGTCGCGATCGAGGCCGGACTCATGCTCGGAGCGGCGTACCTGCTCACGGGATCCTTGTGGCTCGCGATCGGCCTGCACTTCGGGTGGAACGTCGCCATCGGCGGAATCTTCGGCACGGTGGTCTCGGGCTCTGATGCCAGCGATTCGCTCTTCACTGCGACGACCGCCGGTCCAGACTGGCTCACCGGGGGGAGCTTCGGCCCGGAAGCCAGCATCGTCGCCATCGTCGTGTGCTCCGTCGCAACCGTGGCGTTCCTCTTCGCCGCGCACCACCGGAGCCGGCTGGCGCGATAA
- a CDS encoding GIN domain-containing protein has translation MRSPSLVLSASVLAFAAVAALSGCASLTSGPAVTQERDITDVDAVHLDTSGDLTITLGATPSLTVTAGDQIIDRLTDVVEDGVLRLGMEGEPMLLDGDIRYELTVSSLESLTVTGSGDASIDLSDADEPAVTVRGSGHVDASGIDATEAALTIEGSGAITAHDVAVESLTVRVDDSGEVTVDGVARTQRVEIDGSGGYHGADLRSTDASITVRGSGGATVTADETLEAVVDGSGLITHDGDAHVTEKVTGSGGVTRR, from the coding sequence ATGCGCTCCCCCTCCCTTGTCCTTTCCGCTTCCGTCCTCGCCTTCGCCGCCGTCGCCGCGCTGTCAGGCTGCGCGTCTCTGACGTCCGGGCCTGCCGTCACTCAAGAGCGCGACATCACGGACGTCGACGCCGTGCATCTGGACACCTCCGGAGACCTCACGATCACCCTCGGTGCGACACCGTCACTGACCGTGACTGCCGGGGATCAGATCATCGACCGCCTCACCGACGTCGTCGAAGACGGGGTGCTGCGGCTGGGGATGGAGGGTGAGCCGATGCTCCTCGACGGTGACATCCGATACGAACTGACGGTCTCATCCCTCGAATCCCTCACCGTCACGGGTTCCGGTGACGCGTCCATCGATCTCTCGGACGCTGATGAACCCGCCGTCACGGTCCGCGGTTCCGGCCACGTCGACGCATCCGGAATCGATGCGACAGAGGCGGCTCTCACGATCGAGGGGTCCGGAGCCATCACAGCCCACGATGTCGCAGTCGAGAGCCTGACGGTACGGGTGGACGACTCGGGCGAGGTCACCGTCGACGGCGTCGCGCGCACACAGCGCGTCGAGATCGACGGCTCGGGCGGGTATCACGGCGCCGACCTCCGCAGCACGGACGCATCCATCACTGTTCGCGGCTCGGGCGGCGCCACCGTGACAGCCGACGAGACGCTCGAGGCGGTCGTCGACGGCAGCGGTCTCATCACGCACGACGGCGATGCCCACGTCACCGAGAAGGTGACCGGTTCCGGTGGCGTCACCCGACGCTGA